Genomic segment of Deinococcus seoulensis:
CACATGTCACCGTGAATCACGGAGACCGGGAATGGGCGCGTGATGACGATGGCGACGGGATCAACGAGGTTCACGTCAACACGATTGAAGGCGTGTGGAGCTTGCTCCGCTCGTGGCTGCGTCCTCATCGGGGCCTTTCGCAGCGCTGGTTGCCGCTCTACCTGGCCTTCTTTCAGGCCATGCATAACATCCGTCGTCGCGGGTTTTCACTGTTGGAGCCAATGTTGAACCTACTTCTGACCTCAGCTCCCCGGAATCCAGGATGAGCCTTCGCCAAAAAAGTCTGGCCATTCTGCGAACTCTTCAGATCACCCTTGTGACCTTAACGGGGGTTTTCGGGCGATTG
This window contains:
- a CDS encoding IS1595 family transposase, which produces MKGKRGRGTAASDKPPVLGMIERGGQLALYLCDNVQQRTIQPHILDTIQAGSVVNTDEYSIYARVPAWGYTHVTVNHGDREWARDDDGDGINEVHVNTIEGVWSLLRSWLRPHRGLSQRWLPLYLAFFQAMHNIRRRGFSLLEPMLNLLLTSAPRNPG